Proteins from a genomic interval of Pseudoalteromonas sp. MEBiC 03607:
- the icd gene encoding NADP-dependent isocitrate dehydrogenase, which yields MQYQHISVPAKGAQITIDSKGRWHIPDNPVIAYIEGDGVGQDISPVMRNIVDAAVSHAYQGDKQIHWMEVFNGEKAAALYDGDWFPQETLHAVRQYKIAIKGPLTTPLGGGFRSLNVALRHEMDLFVNMRPIRSYPHLPSPLKEPEKTNITVIRDSSEDVYSGIEWQAGSIDNERMLDFLCQEMGVTRLRFDNQCGIGIKNSSKEAAERLMRYALNFALKERSESLTVVHKGNVLKFTDGAFKRWAFALAEQEFNAIAHENGRWLVIKRDEQDDLIIKEVIADNMLQQALLTPEQFDVVVTTNQNGDYLADMLTAQVGGVGIMPAANLNNEVAFFEPTHGTFNRIAGEDSANPTSSILSAVMMLRFMGWHEAANKIEKALEQTLSASEMTFDLANLVADATMLSCSDFAKSIIARISNSNNEPY from the coding sequence ATGCAGTATCAACACATTTCGGTGCCAGCAAAGGGCGCACAAATTACTATCGATAGTAAAGGGCGATGGCATATTCCTGACAATCCGGTTATTGCTTATATTGAAGGCGATGGTGTTGGCCAAGATATTTCTCCTGTAATGCGTAATATTGTCGACGCTGCGGTGAGTCATGCTTATCAAGGTGATAAACAAATACATTGGATGGAAGTGTTCAATGGCGAAAAAGCTGCTGCGCTTTACGATGGTGATTGGTTCCCGCAAGAAACCTTACATGCTGTCAGGCAATATAAAATTGCTATCAAAGGGCCGTTAACTACTCCTCTTGGTGGTGGTTTTCGTTCTTTAAATGTGGCTCTTCGTCATGAGATGGATTTATTCGTAAACATGCGGCCCATTCGCAGTTATCCACACTTACCATCACCTTTAAAAGAACCTGAAAAAACCAATATCACTGTAATACGCGACAGCTCTGAAGACGTTTACTCGGGCATTGAGTGGCAGGCTGGCAGTATTGATAACGAGCGTATGCTTGATTTTTTGTGTCAAGAAATGGGTGTTACCCGACTTCGTTTTGATAATCAATGCGGCATTGGCATTAAAAATAGCTCGAAAGAGGCTGCAGAGCGACTAATGCGTTACGCGCTCAACTTTGCCCTTAAAGAGCGCAGTGAATCACTGACGGTGGTGCACAAAGGCAATGTACTTAAATTTACCGATGGCGCATTTAAACGTTGGGCATTTGCCCTAGCTGAGCAAGAGTTTAACGCTATAGCGCATGAAAATGGTCGTTGGTTAGTGATCAAACGTGACGAGCAAGATGATTTAATCATCAAAGAAGTGATTGCCGATAACATGCTACAACAAGCGCTGCTCACCCCAGAGCAATTTGATGTGGTGGTAACAACCAATCAAAACGGCGATTACTTAGCTGATATGCTAACCGCACAAGTCGGTGGCGTGGGTATTATGCCTGCGGCAAACTTAAATAATGAAGTGGCCTTTTTTGAACCGACTCATGGCACATTTAATCGCATTGCCGGGGAAGACAGTGCAAATCCAACAAGCAGTATTTTAAGTGCGGTCATGATGCTACGTTTTATGGGCTGGCACGAAGCGGCGAATAAAATAGAAAAGGCGCTTGAACAGACGCTTAGCGCAAGTGAAATGACGTTTGATTTGGCTAACCTAGTAGCCGATGCGACGATGCTTAGTTGCAGTGATTTTGCAAAAAGCATCATCGCGCGAATAAGTAACTCAAATAATGAACCATATTAA
- a CDS encoding 7TM diverse intracellular signaling domain-containing protein has protein sequence MRLKLCICGLLFLLLCSSAFAQETFVYTNVSAEQNLHDVGQVLSANDNMFPSSVAEISKWRANKKPQSRISSVGGSYWLIVEIENQSEFEDLVLYPYNTLVSKIESRIYDMTDPNSPVQQFVTGGVKPNQFAFHYGNRLSLEKDKHYTLITYFESDYFYTPAKLVLTPYQDYFETITLENMIMMLCFGVGIALGLYNLLIYLVSRDVTHLYYALFTASWVFAWSHFFHISDQLFGYYNPHLHWLGFALTPLTNILFYNNLLKLKETFPKLAQLSLTVGVIATLGIPFCVLWPSFGFYWATLVTGVALCLGLYIGIRCMLIGFKPARYFVLAYIAMMLPNMVGNLTNLGLLPATSINLYLLGLIGTAMDAMLLAFAVADKFRLLHDDNVELNKNLEEKVQLRTLELEELADELRDANEAKSRFLANISHEIRTPMTSIIGYADGIMLGDIKPHERNHGIGVILQNSRHVFGLINDILDMSKIEANKLEIDLVETDLFATIANIESLIGKQIRDKGLKFSVDYQFPLPDYLITDPSRLRQILLNLTTNALKFTQVGRITLTVSCHNDKLSISVKDTGIGMTDKEQQALFSAFYQADSSISRQYGGTGLGLNISKSLAQKLDGDISVKSNVGSGSEFIFTMSVYTTDNTRWLNDMSEVKLIETSPFSKLDAPENLKGRVLLAEDHPDNRRLIARILERMGLTVTTVENGKDAVQATLEDSFDLILLDIQMPIMDGQEALKMMQATGVTAPIIALTANTMKHEVTRYMKQGFNDLIAKPIDRNGFSHKIASYLDCDELADIKLPEKEFQALKDDYIKGLESQYVEMREQYKNMDIDGLSRNVHMLKGAANMFECEKLYVKAVAVDTALKNDTVTIDTQLIASLFCAMEDEIANVIH, from the coding sequence ATGCGGTTAAAGCTGTGTATTTGTGGTCTGCTTTTTCTATTGTTATGTTCTTCGGCCTTTGCACAAGAGACATTTGTATACACGAATGTCTCAGCGGAGCAAAACCTGCATGATGTTGGGCAAGTTTTAAGTGCAAACGATAATATGTTTCCGTCGTCAGTGGCTGAGATCTCTAAATGGCGCGCAAATAAAAAGCCACAATCTCGTATTAGCTCAGTCGGAGGCAGTTATTGGCTAATCGTTGAAATAGAAAATCAAAGTGAATTTGAAGATTTAGTACTTTATCCCTACAACACACTTGTATCAAAAATAGAAAGTCGAATCTACGACATGACTGATCCAAACTCACCGGTTCAGCAGTTTGTTACAGGCGGTGTAAAACCAAATCAATTTGCCTTTCACTATGGTAACCGCTTATCTCTTGAAAAAGATAAACACTATACGCTAATCACTTATTTTGAAAGTGATTACTTTTATACCCCAGCAAAACTGGTACTAACACCTTATCAAGATTATTTTGAAACCATTACTCTTGAAAATATGATCATGATGCTCTGTTTTGGAGTGGGGATTGCGTTAGGGCTTTATAATTTATTAATATATTTAGTCTCACGTGATGTTACTCACCTTTACTATGCGTTATTTACGGCATCTTGGGTGTTTGCATGGAGTCATTTTTTTCATATATCAGACCAGTTGTTTGGCTACTATAACCCGCACCTTCATTGGCTAGGTTTTGCCTTAACACCATTAACCAATATTCTGTTTTACAATAATTTACTCAAATTAAAAGAAACGTTCCCTAAGCTCGCTCAATTATCCTTAACGGTAGGGGTTATTGCGACTTTAGGCATCCCTTTTTGTGTTTTATGGCCAAGCTTTGGTTTTTATTGGGCGACATTAGTTACCGGTGTTGCTTTGTGTTTAGGCTTGTACATTGGTATTCGTTGTATGCTGATTGGCTTTAAGCCGGCACGTTATTTTGTGCTTGCCTATATTGCCATGATGCTACCGAACATGGTCGGGAATTTAACTAATTTAGGCTTGTTGCCAGCCACCTCAATTAATTTGTATTTATTGGGTTTGATAGGCACGGCAATGGACGCTATGTTGCTAGCATTTGCTGTTGCTGACAAGTTTAGGTTATTACATGATGACAACGTAGAGCTAAACAAAAACTTAGAAGAAAAAGTACAATTAAGAACCTTAGAGCTTGAAGAGTTGGCTGATGAATTACGAGATGCCAATGAAGCCAAAAGTCGCTTTTTGGCAAATATCAGCCACGAAATTCGTACCCCAATGACCTCAATAATTGGCTATGCAGACGGCATTATGCTTGGTGATATCAAGCCTCATGAGCGTAATCATGGTATTGGCGTTATTTTACAAAATAGCCGCCATGTTTTTGGGTTAATAAACGATATACTCGATATGTCAAAAATTGAGGCAAACAAGCTAGAGATTGATTTAGTCGAAACAGATTTGTTTGCCACCATTGCCAATATTGAGTCGTTGATCGGTAAGCAAATACGCGATAAAGGCTTAAAATTCAGTGTGGATTATCAGTTCCCGTTGCCAGACTACTTGATCACCGATCCGAGTCGTTTAAGGCAAATCTTATTAAACCTCACAACCAATGCCCTTAAGTTCACTCAAGTGGGGCGTATAACCTTAACGGTGAGCTGTCATAACGATAAGTTGTCGATAAGCGTAAAAGACACCGGTATCGGCATGACAGACAAAGAGCAACAAGCCTTGTTCAGTGCCTTTTATCAAGCGGATTCTAGTATTTCTCGCCAGTATGGTGGCACCGGGCTTGGCCTTAACATTTCAAAGAGCCTTGCGCAGAAATTGGATGGTGATATCAGCGTTAAAAGTAATGTGGGTTCTGGCAGTGAATTTATTTTCACCATGTCGGTGTACACCACAGATAACACACGTTGGCTCAATGACATGAGCGAAGTGAAGCTTATTGAAACCTCACCATTTAGTAAACTCGATGCGCCAGAAAATCTAAAAGGGCGCGTGCTACTTGCTGAAGACCACCCAGATAACCGACGTTTAATTGCACGAATATTAGAGCGTATGGGGCTGACAGTGACCACCGTTGAAAATGGCAAAGACGCTGTGCAAGCAACCCTCGAAGACAGCTTTGACCTTATTCTACTGGATATTCAAATGCCGATTATGGACGGTCAAGAAGCATTAAAAATGATGCAGGCAACAGGTGTTACTGCACCTATCATTGCCCTAACAGCCAATACTATGAAACATGAAGTCACCCGTTATATGAAACAAGGCTTTAATGATTTAATAGCCAAACCAATCGACAGAAATGGCTTTAGCCACAAAATTGCCAGCTATTTAGATTGTGATGAATTGGCAGACATCAAGTTGCCCGAAAAAGAATTTCAGGCCCTCAAAGATGACTATATTAAAGGCCTTGAAAGCCAGTATGTAGAAATGCGTGAACAGTACAAAAACATGGATATCGATGGTTTAAGTAGAAATGTGCATATGTTAAAAGGCGCAGCCAATATGTTCGAATGTGAAAAGCTTTATGTTAAGGCCGTTGCCGTAGATACTGCGCTGAAAAACGACACCGTCACGATTGATACACAACTTATCGCCTCGTTGTTCTGCGCTATGGAAGATGAAATAGCCAATGTCATTCACTAA
- a CDS encoding TonB-dependent receptor produces MKRPFLIDPKLKTLSCSSMVLCVIASAVTQAAETRKDMEVISVYAQKRPQAIEDVSVAVSQVKGQLLKNQHIKDSTEIGLFSPNVKITQNAAEGTPPAVSIRGVGLLDYNTANTSPVAMYLDGVAVGSANNQIVNLYDIEQLEILRGPQGTLFGRNSTGGAILIRSNRPELDSYGSLSLGVANNNGTSLDGVWNQQLTDSSALRVAVNYQDYQYSTKNTFADSPTAGMEQKNARISFSSEWDEVDLYLQAHIEDWDGIVQPVGSIGVVANPLTGELCSPADAGSTRCFDNFGFNDGSDDFFEVSVNNDSPHKSDGYGFIAEVNWHVNEQTTFTSLSSFNDLQRSHAFNCDGSPARLCEGVLGLDTQMFSQEFRLLNEFADYTLTSGVYFADETIEQDNLNDILRDFRGILPTNLTATFIYDNEIKMQNLAVFSQIEVPVAEQWMITAGLRYDYESLEYDSIATLNTVVDVNDLTGVLVPFYRVTDEQSDNGFTGQIAVNYRYSDASNVYYRFANGSKSGGYNGGFLSSEEQAILANYGKERLNAHEIGLKSYWPKQHLRMNWAAFYYDYNDQQVFMNQASETPQMPPVQLLENVADSIIYGLETEINYQATKQLAMLLAVGYIPHAEFEDYVDPLGNSITDNQLPFTSKWNVSAGLKYDTSLASYPLSANIIYDYQSEFYFDQNMNPYARQEGFSIVNAHLKYDVDNWSFTLWGKNLFDTEYSQLKFDLSSFLGMLEDFKGEGRRYGFDVSFQF; encoded by the coding sequence ATGAAGCGTCCTTTTCTTATTGATCCAAAGCTGAAGACACTATCTTGTTCAAGCATGGTACTCTGTGTCATTGCAAGCGCTGTTACGCAGGCTGCAGAGACTAGAAAAGACATGGAAGTCATTAGTGTATACGCACAAAAGCGTCCTCAAGCAATTGAAGACGTTAGCGTGGCGGTGAGCCAAGTGAAAGGACAATTACTCAAGAATCAACATATTAAAGATTCAACTGAGATTGGTTTATTCTCACCTAATGTAAAAATAACGCAAAACGCCGCAGAGGGGACACCTCCCGCAGTAAGTATTCGTGGGGTGGGTCTTCTTGACTACAACACCGCAAATACGTCACCTGTTGCCATGTATCTTGATGGTGTGGCTGTTGGCTCAGCCAATAACCAAATTGTGAATTTGTACGACATTGAGCAACTCGAAATTTTACGCGGCCCACAAGGGACTTTATTTGGTCGTAATTCAACGGGTGGTGCTATCCTTATTCGCTCAAACCGACCTGAGCTTGATAGCTATGGATCATTGAGCTTAGGAGTAGCCAATAACAATGGCACGAGCCTCGATGGCGTGTGGAATCAGCAATTAACTGACTCTAGTGCATTACGTGTTGCTGTTAACTATCAAGACTACCAATACTCAACAAAAAATACCTTTGCAGACTCACCAACGGCAGGCATGGAGCAAAAAAATGCCCGTATATCTTTTTCGTCTGAATGGGATGAGGTTGATCTTTACCTGCAAGCGCATATTGAAGATTGGGACGGTATTGTCCAGCCTGTAGGGAGTATTGGTGTTGTAGCGAACCCTTTAACCGGAGAACTTTGTTCACCAGCAGATGCGGGGTCAACACGCTGTTTTGATAACTTTGGCTTTAATGATGGTAGTGATGACTTTTTTGAGGTAAGCGTAAATAATGACTCACCTCATAAATCTGATGGCTATGGCTTTATCGCTGAAGTAAATTGGCATGTAAACGAGCAAACTACATTTACTTCATTGTCGAGCTTTAATGATCTTCAAAGAAGCCATGCCTTTAATTGCGATGGTTCACCAGCTCGCTTATGCGAAGGGGTACTTGGGTTAGATACCCAAATGTTTAGCCAAGAATTTAGATTGTTAAATGAATTTGCAGATTACACGCTAACGAGTGGTGTTTATTTCGCGGATGAAACCATTGAGCAAGATAATTTAAATGATATTTTACGCGATTTTCGCGGCATTTTACCAACAAACTTAACTGCTACCTTTATCTACGATAATGAAATCAAGATGCAGAATTTGGCCGTGTTTAGCCAAATTGAAGTGCCTGTCGCAGAACAGTGGATGATTACAGCAGGTCTTAGATATGACTATGAATCACTAGAGTATGACTCAATCGCCACATTAAATACCGTGGTTGATGTGAACGATTTAACTGGTGTGCTGGTGCCATTTTATCGCGTTACTGATGAGCAATCAGATAACGGTTTTACAGGGCAAATTGCGGTTAATTACCGTTATTCTGATGCAAGCAATGTTTATTATCGATTTGCAAATGGCAGTAAAAGTGGCGGCTACAATGGCGGATTCTTATCATCTGAAGAACAAGCAATTTTAGCGAATTACGGTAAAGAGCGCTTGAATGCCCATGAAATTGGCTTAAAGTCGTACTGGCCTAAGCAACACTTAAGAATGAACTGGGCGGCGTTTTATTATGATTACAACGACCAACAAGTGTTTATGAACCAAGCGTCAGAAACACCGCAAATGCCGCCTGTGCAATTACTTGAAAATGTTGCTGATTCAATAATCTATGGCCTTGAAACTGAAATTAACTATCAAGCAACTAAGCAATTAGCCATGTTACTTGCAGTGGGTTATATCCCCCATGCAGAATTTGAGGACTATGTTGACCCACTTGGTAATAGCATTACCGATAATCAACTGCCTTTCACCTCTAAATGGAATGTATCAGCGGGATTAAAATACGATACCAGCTTAGCGTCGTATCCGTTATCGGCCAACATTATTTACGATTATCAGTCTGAGTTTTATTTTGATCAAAACATGAATCCCTATGCCCGCCAAGAAGGCTTTAGTATTGTTAATGCGCATCTAAAATACGATGTTGATAATTGGTCATTTACTTTGTGGGGCAAAAATTTATTTGATACTGAATACAGTCAGTTAAAGTTCGATTTAAGCTCGTTCCTAGGCATGCTTGAAGACTTTAAAGGAGAAGGGAGACGATATGGTTTTGACGTTTCTTTTCAATTTTAA
- a CDS encoding NAD(P)-binding protein has protein sequence MQKEKITIVGGGVAAMTAAVYLTEQSDWQQHREITVYQQGWRLGGKGASGRNSHFGQRIEEHGLHVWFGAYVNSFRTLEGVYNSLNRPASCSLATWQQAFKPHSFIALQEFIDNEWQTWPIDFPTVAGNPADGSLDISVWDFITMTLAWLKKWTEGIELVCQQHQTKTKLVTKKSRDQSLLKYMYQEIKTDIDTQLSGARQFIDDIEAGAAEVVSSPRSLLTHLLQFTSQQTTHTSKQADRLVIWYIVRKIKRWFKEQIIDLLDENAELRRLYICADLAIAMLTGLIKDKVYRDGFGVINCYDFRQWLEKNGANKTYSVNSAPVRGFYDLVFAYPNGDFNKPNVEAGVAALAMLRIGLCYKGGVMWKMQAGMGDVIFAPIYELLKQRGVKFKFFHQLTNLSAGQTDQGEPLVSEIELCQQVSLKNEDYAPLIDVKQLPCWPSEPIYSQINSEQAHLLQEYQINLESFWSNWPEVYQEHFNTALPSITLRHGIDFDTLILGVSVASLEHVAPELLAVDYALSQQATKVQSVATQACQVWLNKTNQQLGFKDTVPSNEGPILSGFVEPFDTWAAMGNLVDKEDWPSDSGPKNIAYFCSAFSCDSYPPATAHQFPEQMKAEVKRNMHNLFSSDMQALWPDAYVDNKFDWQVFYSDPHSILPVSEQQYWRVNIDPSERYVLSVVDSSKYRLATDGSQFINLRITGDWIKTGVNAGCVEAAVMAGMQTARSICGLPKTISGEHAFEKE, from the coding sequence ATGCAAAAAGAAAAAATTACTATTGTCGGTGGCGGTGTAGCAGCAATGACCGCTGCAGTTTATCTGACAGAGCAGTCAGACTGGCAGCAACATCGTGAAATAACCGTGTATCAACAGGGCTGGCGCTTAGGAGGCAAGGGCGCAAGTGGTCGTAATAGCCATTTTGGTCAGCGTATTGAAGAGCATGGTTTACATGTGTGGTTTGGTGCTTATGTAAATAGTTTTCGTACCCTTGAAGGAGTATATAACTCACTCAACCGACCTGCTAGTTGTTCGCTGGCAACCTGGCAGCAGGCATTCAAACCGCATAGTTTTATTGCTTTGCAAGAATTTATTGATAACGAATGGCAAACTTGGCCTATTGATTTTCCAACAGTTGCTGGAAATCCTGCTGATGGCAGCCTTGATATTTCGGTGTGGGATTTTATCACCATGACATTAGCATGGCTCAAAAAATGGACAGAAGGCATTGAGCTAGTGTGTCAGCAGCACCAAACTAAAACAAAATTGGTGACCAAAAAATCACGAGATCAGTCTTTACTTAAGTATATGTACCAAGAGATCAAAACGGATATTGATACGCAGCTTAGTGGGGCAAGGCAATTTATCGATGATATTGAGGCGGGAGCGGCAGAAGTAGTATCAAGCCCTCGCTCATTACTGACGCACTTATTGCAGTTTACTTCGCAGCAAACAACCCACACAAGTAAACAAGCTGATCGCCTCGTTATTTGGTATATCGTTCGCAAGATAAAGCGTTGGTTCAAAGAGCAGATAATTGACTTACTGGATGAAAACGCAGAATTAAGACGACTTTATATCTGCGCTGACTTAGCCATTGCTATGCTCACAGGGCTGATAAAAGATAAAGTCTACCGAGATGGCTTTGGTGTCATTAATTGCTACGATTTTCGTCAGTGGCTTGAAAAAAATGGAGCTAATAAAACTTACAGTGTGAATTCAGCACCGGTACGCGGTTTTTATGATTTAGTGTTTGCTTATCCAAATGGTGATTTTAACAAGCCGAATGTTGAAGCCGGTGTGGCTGCGCTTGCTATGTTACGTATTGGCCTTTGCTATAAAGGCGGTGTAATGTGGAAAATGCAAGCGGGTATGGGCGATGTTATTTTCGCGCCAATTTATGAATTATTAAAACAGCGTGGCGTTAAGTTTAAGTTCTTCCATCAGTTAACTAACTTATCTGCTGGGCAAACTGACCAAGGTGAGCCGCTGGTAAGTGAAATAGAGCTTTGTCAGCAAGTGAGCCTAAAAAATGAAGACTATGCGCCGTTAATTGATGTTAAACAATTACCTTGTTGGCCAAGTGAGCCAATTTACTCACAAATTAATTCTGAACAAGCACACCTTCTGCAAGAGTATCAAATAAACCTTGAGTCTTTTTGGAGTAACTGGCCAGAAGTTTATCAAGAGCACTTTAATACAGCACTGCCATCTATCACTCTTCGTCATGGTATCGATTTTGATACGCTTATTTTAGGTGTGTCGGTTGCTTCACTTGAGCATGTAGCCCCTGAATTACTCGCTGTTGATTATGCGCTCTCTCAGCAAGCAACAAAAGTTCAAAGTGTGGCTACGCAAGCTTGCCAAGTCTGGTTGAATAAAACTAACCAGCAACTGGGTTTTAAAGACACAGTGCCAAGCAATGAGGGGCCTATTTTAAGTGGTTTTGTTGAGCCGTTTGATACCTGGGCTGCGATGGGTAATTTAGTCGATAAAGAAGATTGGCCAAGCGACAGTGGCCCAAAAAATATTGCTTATTTTTGTAGTGCATTTAGTTGTGATAGTTACCCTCCTGCAACTGCACATCAGTTTCCAGAGCAAATGAAGGCAGAAGTCAAACGCAACATGCATAATTTGTTTAGTTCAGATATGCAGGCACTTTGGCCTGATGCGTATGTTGATAACAAATTTGATTGGCAGGTTTTTTATAGTGATCCTCACAGTATTTTACCAGTATCAGAACAGCAGTACTGGCGCGTTAATATAGACCCCAGTGAGCGCTATGTGTTATCTGTGGTTGATTCGAGTAAATACCGCCTTGCAACTGATGGTAGTCAGTTTATCAATTTACGGATCACTGGCGATTGGATAAAAACCGGAGTTAATGCGGGCTGTGTTGAAGCTGCTGTAATGGCTGGTATGCAAACGGCACGTTCTATTTGCGGTCTACCCAAAACGATTAGCGGTGAACATGCGTTTGAAAAAGAATGA
- a CDS encoding acetoacetate decarboxylase, which yields MYGFFVSACEQKMQAYVDTTLNLLATDSVSFNVLGSSCLLTFTDIEKISSLTPPFSEHGWMQETDIIIWLPVAKMVKGDINHLYWYPAFISVNNIYALINGREAWGYNKYLCEYQMPSALDDAGRFAISLECFDVFKPDSKLAMHELLTIEQTDASISENLLDNVSRFSKRVADLFDSQVKGIDLALLKQLLEGFIHPQMDQILFKQFPDGEGNKAVYQSVVHSPSVIKKVHQLTLLHNDFKLNVKSLASFPLNDMFGIALGKQSVHLPFYVNMDFDQLGATQVLPE from the coding sequence ATGTATGGTTTTTTTGTTTCAGCATGTGAGCAAAAGATGCAGGCTTATGTTGATACCACATTGAATTTACTGGCTACAGATTCAGTCTCTTTTAATGTATTAGGTAGCAGTTGCTTGCTCACCTTTACTGACATAGAAAAAATCTCCTCTTTGACACCTCCCTTTTCAGAGCATGGGTGGATGCAAGAAACGGATATCATTATTTGGCTTCCCGTAGCAAAAATGGTCAAGGGAGATATTAATCACCTCTATTGGTATCCGGCGTTTATCAGCGTAAATAACATTTATGCTTTAATTAATGGCAGAGAGGCGTGGGGTTACAATAAATATTTATGTGAATATCAAATGCCATCTGCGTTAGATGACGCTGGTCGGTTTGCTATATCCCTTGAATGCTTTGATGTGTTTAAACCTGATTCTAAATTAGCAATGCATGAGTTGCTAACTATTGAGCAAACGGACGCGAGTATCTCTGAAAATTTGCTCGACAACGTTTCACGATTTTCAAAACGCGTTGCTGATTTATTTGACTCTCAAGTTAAAGGTATTGACTTAGCACTGCTAAAACAATTGTTAGAGGGTTTCATTCATCCCCAGATGGATCAAATTTTGTTTAAGCAATTTCCCGATGGAGAGGGTAATAAAGCAGTTTATCAGAGCGTGGTTCATTCACCGTCTGTAATCAAAAAAGTCCATCAGTTAACACTTTTGCACAATGATTTTAAGCTTAATGTTAAATCTCTGGCGAGTTTTCCGCTTAATGACATGTTCGGCATAGCACTTGGCAAACAATCTGTTCACTTACCGTTTTACGTCAATATGGATTTTGACCAACTTGGCGCGACTCAAGTTTTACCAGAGTAA
- a CDS encoding dienelactone hydrolase family protein, whose translation MNYLLVTDIFGKTAHLTQLAQQLRGKTCLCDPYSGQIQLPINEQFQYQHFLTHCGHDGYLEKVHLKMSSLREPTTIIAFSAGATAVWRAQAELKNTAIKRVIAFYPSQVRNHLELEASIPFRFIFPKKETHFELAPVVSALKAKAGVQCDITQYEHGFMNPLSDNFNQRAFQYFTKQLLLSHDCEQLVTNA comes from the coding sequence ATGAATTACCTGTTAGTAACGGATATTTTCGGGAAAACTGCGCATTTAACCCAGCTTGCTCAGCAGCTTCGTGGCAAAACGTGCCTATGTGATCCATATTCGGGTCAAATTCAACTTCCTATTAATGAACAGTTTCAATATCAACACTTTCTGACTCATTGTGGCCATGACGGTTATCTCGAAAAAGTGCATCTGAAAATGTCATCCTTGCGTGAGCCTACAACAATTATCGCGTTTAGTGCTGGAGCAACAGCTGTTTGGCGTGCTCAAGCAGAGTTGAAAAATACAGCGATAAAACGGGTTATTGCTTTTTACCCATCACAAGTGAGAAATCACCTTGAGCTTGAAGCGTCTATTCCATTTAGGTTTATTTTTCCTAAAAAAGAAACGCATTTTGAGCTTGCTCCGGTGGTGTCTGCTTTAAAAGCCAAAGCAGGTGTTCAATGTGATATTACACAATATGAGCATGGGTTTATGAACCCTTTATCAGATAACTTTAATCAACGCGCTTTTCAGTATTTTACAAAACAACTTTTGCTCAGCCATGATTGCGAACAACTCGTGACTAATGCATAA
- a CDS encoding TIGR02285 family protein, whose protein sequence is MRRFWLLLLFFCSAVSQATEQPKVIEWIMVDFAPYYIMNDKYEGTGRDESVIKLLEQAMPDYTFKRSLFPASRAVHELSNPYNNYCMLSLYQSEHRRQHIVFSKHTSTVGLSPSIAIRKELVNTLELNTAKPVSLKTLLADKHLALGVSMSRSFGKDIDNVINTSHDANIISRPGRDTLASLTYMLNKKRIDILLGYPSEHYYLARSMGFEDELTQLTLSEAPDLSLGYIGCTNNEQGSEHIKQLDITLEKIAHTQAFHDVMIRWLPDNLQPILEKRLIKRNESAAH, encoded by the coding sequence ATGCGTCGTTTCTGGTTGCTTTTGTTATTTTTTTGCAGTGCTGTTTCACAGGCAACTGAACAACCAAAAGTCATTGAGTGGATCATGGTTGATTTTGCTCCCTACTACATCATGAATGACAAGTATGAAGGTACAGGGCGAGATGAGAGCGTAATCAAACTGCTTGAACAAGCGATGCCTGATTACACTTTTAAGCGCTCCCTCTTTCCTGCAAGTCGCGCAGTGCATGAGCTATCAAATCCATATAATAATTACTGTATGCTATCTTTGTACCAAAGTGAGCATCGCCGTCAGCATATTGTTTTTTCTAAACATACATCAACAGTTGGGTTATCCCCTTCTATAGCAATTAGAAAAGAGTTAGTGAACACTCTAGAACTGAACACAGCAAAGCCTGTTTCATTAAAAACATTACTTGCAGATAAGCACCTTGCTCTTGGAGTGTCTATGAGTCGCTCATTTGGCAAAGACATAGATAATGTTATAAACACCAGCCATGATGCCAATATTATCTCAAGACCCGGTCGCGACACTTTAGCAAGTTTGACATACATGCTTAATAAGAAACGAATTGATATACTGCTTGGCTACCCCAGCGAGCACTACTATTTAGCTCGTTCAATGGGATTTGAAGATGAGCTCACACAATTGACACTGTCAGAGGCGCCCGATTTAAGCCTTGGTTATATTGGCTGTACGAATAACGAACAAGGTAGTGAGCATATAAAACAGTTAGATATTACGCTTGAAAAAATAGCCCATACTCAGGCTTTTCACGATGTGATGATAAGGTGGCTACCCGATAATTTGCAGCCTATTTTGGAAAAGAGATTAATTAAAAGAAATGAAAGTGCCGCCCATTAA